Within Mercenaria mercenaria strain notata chromosome 15, MADL_Memer_1, whole genome shotgun sequence, the genomic segment CTACCAAGAAATAAATTCTTTGCATCGGACCGGCAGCtgtgcttatttttttttaataaaaagacatTGTCTCAAGAATAAGTTCTCTGCGTCGGACCAGCTACAATACTTTAACGTCATGTGCACCTGAAGATCTATCTTTCAGAAATAAAGTCTCTCCgctggactagctactctgcctaactgtgacaTCACTGTTTCTGTCTCTTTGTCTGTCCGTTTCTGTCTCTCTTGTCCAGAAGGTCGCGACTTTGATCGCCAGTCGTTTACCaaggatatgaaaaaaaaaatgataccctCAGTTGCTCAGCATTATTcggtttagtttaataatattttattgtatttgttattaggcatatgtacaatagtatgaacacaaaagtaacatatacaaatggattgggccacGAGTTATATCAACATCAGCAAACGGCCCGTTCCACATGAAGTCAAATTAACAGCTCTGTAAACAAAGTGATAGATTATATGTCTATGATAACTTTTTaactatgaataaaaaaaaaacaatatgctttaaaacttattaatttCTGATCAAAGAAGTGAGAAAACGAAGGAGAAAATGACTgtaaagaagatgaaaaaaaataactttgaacTGAGATTAGATAGATCTAACAtcattgtttcacaaagaaaaaaaaatattttaatgattgaAAAATAATCAGAAATCCAGTTAGAGAAAAAAGGAGGGACGATTCCTCTGAATTGTTCGACAGCCGGCACCCGCACCAACCCAACTACCCCGTGGGCCCATCATCTACATCGAAAATAACATAGGGGCTGCAGTAGTAAAACATTAGTAAAAACGTTTTGTAttctttataaatttttgaaCTTCTGCAAATAGTCTAACATTTTCTTCATCAGTACGACTACTTATTCCAAATAATAGTTTGTTAGTATTTATCGGATGAAACGGTCGTGTATTACGAAATAATATTATTCTTTGGTCAGCAAATAAGCGACATCggaaaaaataatgttcagcattttcGAAATTATGACCACAGTTACATTTTGGAGTGTCTTTTAGATGATTATTGAATAAGTCTGCATGTAAGTTACTACAATTATTTCTAATACGGACGTGATGGACCTGTTCAGCTCGGTTTCCACTAAGGAAGAATGTTGGTACAATAGGGGGTTTGTATActtctttcaatttttgtttgaattttgcgTGTGTATCTATTTCGCGGATATTTTGATCTTTTTCGTCCCACAGTTTTATCGCTGATGGTATTacagattttgaatatatttctagGCGTCTGGGTAGCGTTACAAAGTCCGAGTTATTTCTTAAGAAGTACGAGTTAGAGTCTAAACAGTTGGCGGAAATAGTATATTTAAGTAATCGggaagttgaccatatttatatttatgaactagaatcaatttttgcatttttcttctgTCTGCAAGTGATACCCAACCTATTTCGCGTAAGAGATTTTCTATTGAGACTGACCTAGTAAGACCGCTTACTATTCTCGCTGCctcatattgtaatttttcaataatattctTTTCGTAAGAAGTACAATTATCCCAAACCATAGACGCATATTCCAAATACGGTCTTaagtatgtaatataaatttgATTGAGTGATTTTCgctttattttgaatttaagcaTTTTCATAGAACCAAGTACTTTAGAAGCTGATGCTACGATGTTAGAAATATGGGTATGCCAAGAGCCGTCCTGGCTTAAAGTTAGACCTAAGTGTTTATGATTTTCAACAAAGTTTAACTGTGAGTTTTGGAAAGTTAATTTAGGTCTAGCCATAtctgaaagggaaaaaaataagacTTCCGTTTTCGAAGGATTGAAGTTGACTAACCATTGTTTGGaccatttattaattatttctaggTCTGCATTCAAAATTGATTCCATGTATTGTGTATTTGAAGATGAAACCGCGAGAGAACTATCGTCTGCGAAAAGACGTGCAACACTAGTAAGGGGCTCTGCAATATCATTAACGTAGATGAGAAAAAGTAAAGGCCCGAGCACCGATCCCTGTGGAACGCCTGATTCTAAAACTTTTTCATTAGAAAAAGTAGAGCCgacaaatactttctgagtgcGGTTACTAAGATAGCTTGAGATCCATTTAATGATATTTCCAGAAATACCGTATTGGCGAAGTTTGAATAAAAGTCCTTTGTGCCAAACTCTGTCGAACGCTTTCGAAATGTCACAGAAAACCATACACATAGATTGTTTATCGTCGAAAGATTTACATATTTGGTTATATATATCGATAAGTTGGTATATTGTAGAATGTCCTGGTAAAAATCCTGACTGGTTTTTGTATATGAACTGGTTTTCACAATTAaggtaattatataaatatttaaacacgATACGTTCCATGACCTTTCCTACGCAACTTATTAATGAGATAGGTCTGTAATTGGAAGCCATATCCTTGGACCTTTCTTAAACAAAGGCATAACATGAGCTTTTTTCCAAGAAATTGGATAAGAGTGTTCTCTAACTGATCTATTAAAGAGGATACACAGAGGTTTGCAAATAGTTGACGCTGTTCCTTTTAACATGCGATGGCTAATTTGATCCGGGCCACTTGCTTTATTAACCATTAAGTTTGATAGTACATCTATCACATCTTGTTCTGTAATAACAAGATTATCTAATGTAGAGTCAGTTTTTAATCTGAAGTCTGGAAGATCTGTATTAGAATCATCAGCATTAGAAACAGCGACAAAGAAGTCATTAAGCGTATTCGCCTTATCAAATTCTGACGTTGAATAAGTATTATCGTTGTTTAATAACGGTGGAATGATTTCACTTTTTACCGAATTTTCTTTCATTAGGGTTTTAACAAGTTTCCAATACTGTCGAGGATTTGAAGAACTTAAATCATTCAGTGAAAATTCTATAGAGTTATAAAATTgttcttttgcatattttttcatattattgactTTGTTCCTgagatttttataaattttccagTCAGATACTTTGTTAGAATTTATTGCTATACGTTTTTGTCGATCACGCTGACGTGAAGTTTTTCGTATTTCAGAAGTATACCAAGGTTTGTCATTGGGACGGACTGTTACTAAACTTGTTGGAATACAAAGTTTTGCAAGATCTATGTATCTTTCAACAAAAGAATCAGCCGCGCTATCTAAACTACCATGATTTAAAAACGACCAGTCAGTATTACTTATAAGAGTATTAAATAGctcaaaatttgcatttttgttatTCCATGCTTGTCTTTTGTAAGATGAATTTAATTGTAGATCAATCTTAATGTGAACGTAGGTACCAAAATGATCACTTATATCTGTGTCAGTTTCAAAAGTTCCTGCGTCAAAGTAATGAATATCTTTTGTTATTGCAATCGGATCGATAAGTGTGCTAGATTGACTTGTTACTCTTGTTGGTTcatctataatatttttcatgttattCAATGTAAGAATGTCACGAAATTTATGGTTTGCTGCATTGAGTTGGTCTTTATTTACATCTCCTACCATTATAATGTTACTATTTATTTCGGCCGCTTTTTCAAGACAAGTATTAATTCTATCCCAAAAATCAACAAGTGAGTTCGGTGGTCTGTATAGCGTGCAAATTAAAACGGATTTTTTGTGGTCTTTGACATTTATCCACATTGATTCCGGTAAGAAACTTTCCAATTCTAGTAATCGTTTTGGCCGCAGTGAAGACGAAGTGTACATTAAAAGGCCTCCGGAGTGCGCACTTTTGTCTTTTCGAAAAACCGTATCGAAACCATCAATGTTTAAGATATCGTCATCTACATCAAAAGATAAATGAGtttctgtaaaacataaaatactgtTGCTAAAGTCTGAAAAAGTATCCTTAACGTAGTTCATTTTATTTCGAATACTGCGTATATTTAAATGGAAGATTGTGAGGCATTCTATAGTATCTGGTCCAGGATTTTCTTCTATATCACCAGACAGCAGAAGAGTTACTTTGACCATAATAGACGAGTATATAAGTTGAATGAATAATTCAGAATTAATCTGTTCATTGCTTAGCAAATCTCGTAAGTTTGGTATATCACATACAAGAAGAACAATTACAAATGAACATTCAATACAAATTAAAAAGCTCCATATATAACACAATATGCGATGCAATATGCTCActtgttttataaatgtattaagTAAAGCTGCAAAAAACATATACGAATTGTGAATTTCTTTGTCAAACTCTGTCCCCTATGTTTATAATAAAGTCCAATGGCCTGTCTCCATGAAATTATATCGTTACCCATGGGGGGGGGGCGAGGGAGGGGTGGTAATATCAAGTCAAATACTATGGAGTAAGGCCCTTGGACCCAAGTTGTCAATTGGTGTAGTAATGAGACCCCGCGGCACCCGGAGCCGATACGAACACACAGGCAGTCGAACAAAACAAAGGATAAAAAAACTACATGAAACATAATTTGTATACAAAAACACACCAAATTCAAAATGGTGAAAAACTAGGTGAAAAATACTATTAAACTACTTCTCGTACTTCTCTATAACAAATGAGTTTGACAATATACAGTAGAGGGGAGATTATTCCTATAAGACATGACATAGTTTTCTCCCTTTAAATATTACGTTTTGTCATATATTGgttatttgatataattaatcAAATGCATTGCATGAACGATATCTTTTATACAAAAACAGCGTAATATTACACAAAACCTTCAGAACGTATACAAATGAAACATGGTTTACATAATAAAAGTCTTATTTCATCActtataaaaatcatatttcatgtatacatttatcaaaaactaatgcaCCATACTAAAGAATCATCTCATATAAAAATTTCTTTAATCCAGTTTACGCTTGTCATATTACCAAATTAATATTAGACCGTTAGAAAAGTCTGTCATACTATGATATAAATAATTGTCAACTTGAATTATTGTACCACAATAGTGTATTATATAAATCAACCGATAAACTTGACCAATGATTCACTTTTTCCGTGCAATTGGTAACAATATAGCAAAGAGTGTTTGGCTAGAAAACTAAAGTAATGTGTCACATACATTTTAAATTGAACAATATGACGAAAACAATTTAATGGATAATACAATTTGATATGTGTTTTGATCACTGGACTTAATATTTAGTTATACTTGGATTTTATGAAAACGTCAATTAGAGGTACGTACTACTTTTAATGTACTATATTTCAACAACCGTTATGATTATCGCACGGGTAGCTAAATCTACCTTGTTCACGCACCCATGATTGGCATTCACAACATGTTATGACTGTAAATAATTAGGGGTTATAAAGTAGATCATTTTATGTGTCAACATACACACAGATACACTTAGAAAATTTTCACTATATAGTTACACCGTGTATTTAAGCTGTTTGATGGTATATATATCGGATACACTGAACTTTAACACCCAACCGGCAACGGCTTATCATCCTTGATTGCCTGGATTACTAACATATCTTTGATGTGAACTTTGACAGGGAGCGCAACTCCGACCTGTGGAAGTTGGCCATACACTCTGCAGCCAGCAATCCAAGTTCTTGTCAATTTTTTACTACGCACAAGTTTCCTGGCCTCATATGCAAGCGCCTCCCTGAATCTGGTCAAGTTCTCTTGCACGAAAATACCGCTGCCCATCAATTTACGTCCATTGTATAGCCTTTCCCGAGCTTTACTGTTAGTGAATTTTATTATCACTCGGCGGGTGACCTCTTTCTTCTTTATACCCAGCCTGTGACATTATTCGGATAGGACAGACTCTTCTCTCAACTAGTAATCTCGcatgaatgagatgtggagattgatgtctaaaATGATTGAATTTTTTTCATGATTCACCTAAATTACTTATTGTAAAAATATCGGATATAGAATCTGATATAGAATGTAGCTATTTTCGTGCTGACTATACATGTGAAGTGGAGCGACAGTCTGACATGCATCGATacatatttctggtaaaatccgGCAAATCCACatgtcataaaattacatttgaacgaactttctaaatgtttaaaacaaattgaagtacctattttcacgaaattaaatcgaAAACGGGCTtcatactagttttttttttcttgttcttttttttacaaagctaagttaCCATTTTGAATGACTGTGTGAACTGTTTGCGGTATGTACTAGGATAAAATGTTAAAGGTAAACCGATAATAACAGAAAAGACAACTATTCTTCAAGCtttgaattttcatgttaaaatcaTCAATAGGAAATAAACAATGTACAGTATAttttgtccgtaagtattgacctggcagtcatgaatattccgtgtatttccgtaaattaatgtCCGGTGTCAGAACCTATATAGtgatataactattacatataattatatttcttaaatgatataatgtcgcatgtgcaggtagctatGCGGAAAAaacgtttagctgccaatatcagtgttgtgtgttcgagtcctacgtctaaCTATATCCCCAACACCCGCCCCCTGCTGCAGTTTTATGTGCAAACTACCACTTATTGTATCAAACGTATAGATCttatatttatggttcatttattaaaagttatcatatttagaTCTACCCGTTTTAAagaagtggaataaaattgtttttaagtaTCTTAGATCTATAAAAGACATATTACTtgtcaccagcgttccagaaaataGATACttaaagagaaaacaattaaaattcatgaaatatgacacataaaataatgtaaaattgaaaCAGGTATCAATCATATTACATGAtacaaattacattaaaaatgatcAAAGTGCTTTCGAACCCgaggtaacgtgcgtggaagtcggACACCTTAGCAGTACGCCACCGTATCATTGAATTACTGTATATGTTACCTAAGTTAGTAATATAgctattttcaggatacaaatattgcgtaaatcaATGAAAACGCCCAGAAATATTGGAGAAGATTAAttagtgccaggtcaatactaataaactttgataatgtggcagttgaatccaataagtccaggggtgttcaaagataatccgtcatagatctagtgtaaagcaaatattggatttacctgtattggaaaataaacagtgtcaattggatttaggtcaactgccacattatcaaagtttattagtacttgcGAACAATTGTGGATATATTGTCCGGAAGTATTGACCTGGCTGTCATGAATATTCCGTGTACTTCCGTAATTTAATTCTGTGTCCGAATCTAAATAGCGATCTAACTATTGCGTAAATAATATCGCTTGTGCAAGTAGCAGCGGGGACGACAAAACGGTTAGCCATCGATCTCGGGGTTGTGGGTCCGAGTCCTCAGTctgatcatgttttttttttttttttttttttttttttttttaaattcatcttCAAATTTTACAGGCAGGAAAATTGATACATTTATCTCATCaaattttatggttcatttatttaaggaggtaggataccttgttacaagggtaaattcaaattagttgaaccgcagcatgattttgtatttcgtgtaatatgaagttttaactgctacaatctcaatttcgtttgtctctgtcccttcaagttcaatttttatccaggtttgaagaacatgaccctccaaaggtatttcatattgaaagaagaaggaaaatacggatatttaacacttttcagcgcaatttagtttcattgatatccgtagaaatctgcataattgataattttactggtatgcacgttatctttctaatataagcttaaaatgtatatgtcgcggggctcgtgtttccatggtaacgcattttctctcatttttaaacaactatgaataaaaaataggggttttcgacggcttcagtgccattctgttaatgaccaacatgaaatatttgggtaatattattagcaaaataccaagcactttacatggtaccctatttttcttaaattttaaagtaaccatggcaacagagatgtttaaaatagcttatatcttgctgtttgtcgtaatttctttaaaaaaaatattgaataagattatctttctagttgatgtagctttaaaacatattatttctaacgtaggttacattttcgtgttatttgcatttattcaaacaaatttcacagcttagaatacgtacagcagtaccctcgtctgccatttttcatgaaaaaatcgttcagcgtgctgctattattctccatggatattgttgaaatgaaaataaaaagccgaagctgtgtttcttaaatagaccagtgtcaacgctttttaattttacatttagatacataggtcacgggcttcgtttccatggtaacatcaattcaattcaagaaaccacaattttctactgaaatctgaacaattttagatcttagttttagtatgtaagtaacaaattatcaatggaacctgaaaaataggtattacaaatcaaactgcaagcttttttatttgaaaatggccgtaacaagtaactttttcacccaactatattccaaataacattggttgccatcatccattttcttacattccgcataacatttcaatataactacataaaagaagcaaaatattgattattattcagatcaaaagactcataaaaatatttcagcaaataatggttatttgaaaatagtaaaataaagaaaatgtacagaattatgtactttcaagataaaagctattaatttgcgcggtaactgacacgtaacgtcatgacgtcaatgacgtcattttaaggcaacattgttttgaagcgtttctgcggcaatttattcattatttctgcattattaaaccataaagcatcagatcgaagacaaattcatgatttgttttcagaagaatgaatatacaaacacatttagtttgtcgtaaacgtcgtcgtaaatcgtcacattaacttccggttggacatgcgcacatacaaatataaaggtaacctacctccttaaagaaatacacttgtattcaagatattaTGTAGTAAGCACTCCgtgagaactacgttccaacgcaaGTCATGTCtaaacgatatcatgtgacatatctcaacgacttcgg encodes:
- the LOC123558945 gene encoding uncharacterized protein LOC123558945 yields the protein MVGDVNKDQLNAANHKFRDILTLNNMKNIIDEPTRVTSQSSTLIDPIAITKDIHYFDAGTFETDTDISDHFGTYVHIKIDLQLNSSYKRQAWNNKNANFELFNTLISNTDWSFLNHGSLDSAADSFVERYIDLAKLCIPTSLVTVRPNDKPWYTSEIRKTSRQRDRQKRIAINSNKVSDWKIYKNLRNKVNNMKKYAKEQFYNSIEFSLNDLSSSNPRQYWKLVKTLMKENSVKSEIIPPLLNNDNTYSTSEFDKANTLNDFFVAVSNADDSNTDLPDFRLKTDSTLDNLVITEQDVIDVLSNLMVNKASGPDQISHRMLKGTASTICKPLCILFNRSVREHSYPISWKKAHVMPLFKKGPRIWLPITDLSH